The Candidatus Eisenbacteria bacterium genomic interval CACCCGCGCCAGTCCCGGTCCCGGATCGTATCGAGCCAGCCGCCCGTCCCGAGGATCTTCAAGATGTGACGGGCTTCCTCGCGCGCCGCATCGTCGCTCGTCGGCTCCGGCACGGGCGCGAGCTCCGACGCGGCGAACGAGGCGACGCGTCCGGCGAGCGACGCGTGGCGATCGCTCAGGAACGCTCGGATGGGATGGGGATCGGGAGTCGGT includes:
- a CDS encoding acyl-CoA dehydrogenase family protein, which translates into the protein MKPTPDPHPIRAFLSDRHASLAGRVASFAASELAPVPEPTSDDAAREEARHILKILGTGGWLDTIRDRDWRGCCLVREALGAASPLADAVFALQGLSTVPILMAGGDKLKERWARAAVEG